The Budorcas taxicolor isolate Tak-1 chromosome 18, Takin1.1, whole genome shotgun sequence genome window below encodes:
- the GOT2 gene encoding aspartate aminotransferase, mitochondrial — protein sequence MALLHSGRFLSGVAAAFHPGLAAAASARASSWWAHVEMGPPDPILGVTEAFKRDTNSKKMNLGVGAYRDDNGKPYVLPSVRKAEAQIAAKNLDKEYLPIGGLAEFCKASAELALGENNEVLKSGRYVTVQTISGTGALRIGANFLQRFFKFSRDVFLPKPTWGNHTPIFRDAGMQLQSYRYYDPKTCGFDFTGAIEDISKIPAQSVILLHACAHNPTGVDPRPEQWKEMATVVKKNNLFAFFDMAYQGFASGDGNKDAWAVRHFIEQGINVCLCQSYAKNMGLYGERVGAFTVVCKDAEEAKRVESQLKILIRPMYSNPPINGARIASTILTSPDLRKQWLQEVKGMADRIISMRTQLVSNLKKEGSSHNWQHITDQIGMFCYTGLKPEQVERLTKEFSIYMTKDGRISVAGVTSGNVAYLAHAIHQVTK from the exons CTCCTGGTGGGCTCATGTGGAGATGGGACCCCCAGATCCCATCCTGGGAGTAACAGAAGCCTTTAAGAGAGACACCAACAGCAAAAAGATGAACCTGGGAGTTGGTGCCTACCGGGATGATAATGGAAAGCCTTACGTGCTTCCAAGTGTCCGGAAG gcaGAGGCCCAGATTGCTGCAAAAAATTTGGATAAAGAATACCTGCCCATTGGGGGACTGGCTGAATTTTGTAAGGCATCTGCAGAACTAGCCCTGGGTGAGAACAATGAAGTGTTGAAAAGTGGCCGG TATGTCACCGTGCAGACCATTTCTGGAACCGGGGCCTTAAGGATCGGAGCCAATTTTCTG CAAAGATTTTTTAAGTTCAGCCGGGATGTCTTCCTGCCCAAACCAACCTGGGGGAATCATACACCCATCTTCAGGGATGCTGGCATGCAACTCCAGAGTTATCGGTACTATGACCCCAAGACGTGCGGCTTTGACTTCACAGGCGCTATTGAGGACATTTCA AAAATACCAGCACAGAGTGTCATTCTCCTGCACGCCTGTGCCCACAACCCCACGGGAGTGGACCCTCGTCCTGAGCAGTGGAAGGAGATGGCGACAGTGGTGAAG aaAAACAATCTCTTTGCATTCTTTGACATGGCCTACCAAGGCTTTGCCAGTGGTGATGGTAACAAGGATGCCTGGGCTGTGCGCCACTTCATCGAACAGGGCATTAATGTTTGTCTCTGCCAGTCCTATGCCAAGAACATGGGCTTATATG GTGAGCGTGTGGGAGCGTTCACTGTGGTCTGCAAAGATGCCGAGGAAGCCAAAAGAGTTGAGTCCCAGTTGAAGATCCTGATCCGTCCCATGTATTCCAACCCCCCTATCAATGGGGCCCGGATTGCCTCCACTATTCTCACCAGCCCAGATTTGCGGAAACAATG GTTGCAAGAAGTGAAAGGCATGGCCGACCGCATCATCAGCATGCGGACACAGCTGGTGTCCAACCTCAAGAAGGAGGGCTCCTCCCACAACTGGCAGCACATCACTGACCAGATTGGCATGTTTTGTTACACGGGCCTAAAGCCTGAACAG GTGGAGCGGCTGACCAAGGAGTTCTCCATCTACATGACAAAGGATGGCCGCATCTCTGTGGCAGGGGTCACCTCAGGCAACGTGGCATACCTTGCTCATGCCATTCACCAGGTCACCAAGTAA
- the SLC38A7 gene encoding sodium-coupled neutral amino acid transporter 7 produces the protein MAQVSINRDLGEWGLSTDSGERARLLQSPSVDIAPKSEGEAPPGGAGGGTTSTLGAIFIVVNACLGAGLLNFPAAFSTAGGVAAGITLQMAMLVFIISGLVILAYCSQASNERTYQEVVWAVCGKLTGVLCEVAIATYTFGTCIAFLIIIGDQQDKIIAVMAKEPEGPGGSPWYTDRKFTISLTAFLFILPLSIPREIGFQKYASFLSVVGTWYVTAIIIIKYIWPDKEMTPADILNRPASWIAVFNAMPTICFGFQCHVSSVPVFNSMRRPEVKTWGGVVTAAMVIALAVYMGTGICGFLTFGAAVDPDVLLSYPSEDVAVAVARAFIILSVLTSYPILHFCGRAVIEGLWLRYQGMPVEEDVGRERRRRVLQTLVWFLLTLLLALFIPDIGKVISVIGGLAACFIFVFPGLCLIQAKLSEMEEVKPASWWAMVSYGVLLVTLGAFIFGQTTANAIFVDLLA, from the exons ATGGCCCAGGTCAGCATCAACAGAGACCTTGGCGAATGGGGCTTAAGCACGGACTCTGGGGAGCGTGCCCGTCTGCTGCAGAGTCCCTCTGTGGACATAGCCCCCAAGAGTGAGGGCGAGGCCCCTCCTGGTGGTGCAGGCGGAGGCACCACTTCAACACTTGGAGCCATCTTCATCGTTGTCAATGCCTGCCTGGGCGCGGGGCTACTCAACTTCCCGGCAGCCTTCAGCACTGCCGGGGGCGTGGCAGCCGGCATCACGTTGCAGATG GCCATGCTGGTTTTCATCATCAGTGGCCTCGTCATCCTGGCCTACTGCTCCCAGGCCAGCAATGAGAGGACCTACCAGGAGGTGGTGTGGGCTGTGTGTGGCAAGCTGACAGGCGTACTGTGTGAGGTCGCCATTGCCACCTACACCTTCGGGACCTGCATCGCCTTCCTCATCATCATCGGGGACCAGCAGGACAAAA TTATAGCTGTGATGGCAAAGGAGCCTGAGGGGCCTGGCGGCAGCCCCTGGTACACAGACCGCAAGTTCACCATCAGCCTCACTGCCTTCCTCTTCATCCTGCCCCTTTCCATCCCCAGGGAGATCGGCTTCCAGAAATATGCCAG CTTCCTGAGCGTCGTGGGCACCTGGTACGTCACTGCCATCATTATCATCAAATACATCTGGCCTGATAAAGAGATGACCCCAGCAGACATCCTGAACAG GCCAGCCTCCTGGATAGCCGTGTTCAATGCCATGCCCACCATCTGCTTCGGATTTCAG TGTCACGTGAGCAGCGTACCCGTCTTCAACAGCATGCGGCGGCCCGAGGTGAAGACCTGGGGCGGCGTGGTGACGGCCGCCATGGTCATCGCCCTCGCTGTCTACATGGGCACAG GTATCTGCGGCTTCCTGACCTTTGGAGCCGCCGTGGACCCTGACGTGCTCCTGTCCTACCCGTCAGAAGACgtggctgtggctgtggcccgtGCCTTCATCATCCTGAGTGTGCTCACCTCCTACCCCATCCTGCACTTCTGCGGACG GGCGGTGATCGAAGGCCTATGGCTGCGCTACCAGGGCATGCCGGTGGAGGAGGACGTGGGCCGGGAGCGGCGGCGGCGAGTGCTGCAGACGCTGGTCTGGTTCCTGCTCACCTTGCTGCTGGCTCTCTTCATCCCTGACATCGGCAAGGTCATCTCAGTCATTGGAGGCCTGGCTGCCTGCTTCATCTTTGTCTTCCCAG GGCTGTGCCTCATTCAGGCCAAACTCTCTGAGATGGAGGAAGTCAAGCCAGCCAG